One genomic window of Salvia miltiorrhiza cultivar Shanhuang (shh) chromosome 4, IMPLAD_Smil_shh, whole genome shotgun sequence includes the following:
- the LOC131022149 gene encoding uncharacterized protein LOC131022149, which yields MPRSSRTGVLVFDPEIEKTARKLKKQAKEWKKKSNSAPPSLEDQKEIEDPMGDRNNRDEENDREIVDPRQEPPQLIRELGRHRSNRPLCIVLPAINGNAEIRPGFIQVLPKFGDLPGESAHKHLAEFDLVCSTLRPHGFTENNLRLLTFSHTLQGRARDWLFDLPPGSIRTWGDLEEQFLRKFFPESRAANLRMAISSIKQKKAESLADYWERFQQLCRKCPDHGFSDYQLLTNYFYRGMSSFDRKIVDAACGGSLTNKTLDEAKQLIVDMVSNGQQYEDEDDDRYRPVQKVEDSNMNERIDALTSLVRGLADNNTEQACMGSADEQEMNAQRQRRNDPFSNTYNPGWRNHPNFRWRQQEPGMYAPNPPQAGQYAHTARPAPSSAPNMSDIMKSLAQSSEIVKNLVQSQQAFQHETQAALSNMGTQITQLATQVNKLQANQGRLPSVTEMNPKENASAVNTRSGRILAEPQPKQ from the exons atgccCCGTTCTTCTCGTACAGGCGTATTAGTTTTTGATCCAGAAATCGAGAAAACCGCACGAAAGTTGAAGAAGCAAGCTAAGGAGTGGAAAAAGAAATCCAATTCTGCTCCACCGAGTCTTGAGGATcaaaaagaaattgaagatcCAATGGGTGACCGTAACAATAGGGATGAGGAGAACGATAGAGAGATCGTTGATCCTCGACAGGAACCACCTCAACTGATCAGAGAGTTAGGCCGTCATAGAAGCAATCGCCCTTTGTGCATTGTCCTTCCTGCCATTAATGGCAACGCTGAAATACGGCCTGGTTTCATTCAAGTGCTACCCAAATTCGGTGATTTACCTGGAGAGAGTGCACACAAGCATCTGGCTGAATTTGATCTAGTTTGCTCAACTCTACGCCCTCATGGTTTtactgaaaataatttgaggctaTTGACTTTTTCTCATACTTTGCAAGGTAGAGCGAGAGATTGGCTTTTTGATCTTCCTCCTGGTTCGATTAGAACTTGGGGAGATTTAGAAGAACAATTCTTGCGAAAATTCTTTCCTGAGTCCAGAGCTGCAAATTTGAGAATGGCCATTAGCAGCATTAAACAGAAGAAGGCGGAGAGTTTAGCCGattattgggagagattccaacagCTGTGTCGCAAGTGTCCTGATCATGGATTTTCTGACTACCAATTGCTTACTAACTATTTTTATCGtggtatgtcttcttttgataggaAAATTGTTGACGCTGCTTGTGGTGGAAGCTTGACCAATAAAACTTTGGACGAAGCAAAGCAACTCATCGTTGACATGGTTTCAAATGGCCAAcaatatgaggatgaggatgatgatcgtTATAGGCCAGTGCAGAAAGTAGAAGATTCCAACATGAACGAGAGAATTGATGCTCTCACCTCTTTAGTTAGAGGACTTGCT GATAATAATACTGAGCAAGCGTGCATGGGATCCGCTGATGAGCAAGAGATGAACGCACAAAGGCAAAGGCGAAACGACCCTTTTTCCAACACCTACAATCCAGGGTGGAGAAATCACCCAAATTTTAGGTGGAGACAGCAGGAACCAGGGATGTACGCGCCGAATCCGCCGCAGGCTGGACAGTATGCCCATACCGCACGTCCTGCACCGAGTTCTGCACCCAATATGAGCGATATCATGAAGAGCCTCGCCCAGAGCAGTGAAATTGTGAAGAATTTGGTGCAAAGTCAGCAGGCATTCCAGCATGAAACCCAGGCAGCGTTGAGTAATATGGGCACACAAATCACGCAGTTAGCCACTCAGGTGAACAAGCTGCAGGCGAATCAAGGCCGACTTCCTTCTGTCACGGAGATGAATCCCAAGGAAAATGCAAGTGCTGTAAATACAAGAAGTGGGAGAATTCTAGCTGAGCCACAGCCTAAGCAGTAG